CTACCCGTTTATAGCCGGCGGGAGGTGCAGCTTCAACGGTTACTTCCAATTCAGACACCAGCTTGCTTTCAACGCCGTCCTCAACCACCAGATAATCAAGACCGAAGGACAGGATGTACTTTCTGGGAATTATGCCGGCCGGGCTTTCGCTATCATTGGGAATTATTTGGCATCCTGTGATGTTCCCGGTGGTTTCGTCAAAGTAGTATTCGCTAATGGCGCCCAGGATTTTACCCTTGTTGGAGATCACTTTCAGGCCGTTCAAATGGAAGCCCTTTTCAAGCAATTCAACTGCCTGGCTGTTGTCTTGTACCGGAATAAGAGTTGAACTTGCAGCGACGGTCAGGGCATTTTCACCGAAGCCCTGCACTGTGTTGAAAGGTACGGTTTTTAAACCGAGATACCACATTCTGTCTTTTATCAGAAGAAAATCAACGGCGCCACGCTGGTTTAGAACCAGATGATTTGCTTCCCCGATTTGGAGCCCTTCTTCGATGCTCATAACTGGTAATCCTAGAATCTGCCGGCTGCTTTTCACTTAAATACCTCCTTGGTTATTTCTTTTGTCTTTCGGCAGTGTCAATATTTGCTTTTAATTTAACTAAATTAGGTACCTTGGAATAAGGAGTGTTTTTTGGTATCCTGGCAGCTTGTAATAGTTCGGTGAAGGTTTCAAGATACAGCAAACGTTCTTCAAGCTGTTGCCGGATAGGTGCGACATTGAGATGCTCCTGCTCAAGAAGTGACTTAATAAACAGCTTAGACTGGGGATAGTGGCCAAGTTCCAGGTAAACATTGCTTATTTCCACGGCAAGAGCCACAGCTGCATGAGGCTCCCGGTTAAGGCTGAAAGCATTCATAAAACTGGTCAGCGCAGAGACCATGTCGCCACTTGCTTTAGCCGAAAAACCGGCCGAAATGTTTTCGTTGACGGTCTCCGGAGGTAACTCCGGTTTTGCATGGCTTAAGGCAGGTGTGGTGATACCGCACTCCTGGACAGGATCAGGTGTGATTCCATCCGGCAAGTCTGCCGCCGAGGTTTCAGTTGGTATGTGTGCAGGTTGATCTGCACCAGGCGCATTACAGTCAAGAGCAGCGCAGGCTTGGGCGAAGGCGGTTTTTTCGTTGAATTCAAAGGCGGTAGAAGTGATGGGAGCAGGCTCTGCTATTTCGTTTCCAGGTTCCGTTGTTATTACCGGGTTGGCGGGACTGTGCGCAGATATTTTCATGTCGCAGTAACTAAACGCAAAAGCAAAAAGAGTGATCACGCCGAGGTATATAAGCAACACCGCGGGCAAGGCAAAAGCAGCAAGCGCCCAGGGGAAGAAGGCCCCCAGAAGCAAGGAAACGCCTGTCGTCGCAAAAACTGTTCTGGCACGCAAGCGGATTCTGCTTTTGAAGAAGCTGTGAATAACGACAAGAACAAGGCTCAGAAGCAATAATATAACTATTAGCAAGACCAGATATTCCTGCATTGTTTACCTCGACCTTTTTCTATATTATCGGCATAAATCCCCATTCAATTTAGTATCAATGAAGTACCTCCACTCAGGTCCGGCAAATAAAAACCAAAAATCCAGTTAACATCCGGCTTGGGACTCAAATATTTCGTATAAAAATTTGACGAATGAGAGGAGCCTCACTCTGGCCGAAAATGTAGTAATTTACTATAATACCGATACCGGCAAGCCCAAATATAGCCACCTTATGCCGTTTATGTTAAAACATAAATAAAGATGCGCCCTACTAATGGTTTTTTGCCCAAATTGGAACAGTATTCGCATTTACAAAAAAACACCATCCTGCAGGAAGGTGTTTTGGGAACAATTTTATTGTTGTGTGAACAGTTTTATCTATATAACTATTTTTACCTCATTATCTTTGACAGAGAACTTATGATATCGAGATTTATATTGAACTTCTTACTACCCGATTAACAACGTTCTTTTTTAAACATAAAACCATCTACCATATTGGATATAATATTCTTCATTTCATTCTTCAAATCCGTTTCTCCATCATGGAGACACCAATCAAACACTACACCACGCGCTGCTATAAAAAGCATGCGGGTAATCTCGGCCGCAGATTTATGTTTGGGAATCTGCGCCTTAACCTGCCACTCCTCAATAATTGACTGCAGTATGGTTTGCATGGCACGGCCCTTGGTAAGAAACATTTTATTTTCCGAAGTATAAAGCTTTTTGATCATTTCAATCCCATCCGCATAATTGAGATCGACATATTTTTCGAAATACTCCACAATCTGACCTTTACAATCGTCCGCCTTCAATTGACCGGCAACGTCAGTTACAAAATAATCATCCGCTCTCTTAAATATTTCTCTGAAAAGCTCATATTTAGATGCAAAATAGTAATAATACGTTCCTACTGAAACTCCTGCTTCTTTTGCAATCTGCTCCACTGTAACCTGATCGAAACCATGCTTACGGACAAGCTTCACTCCACACTCATAAATCTTGTTTTTAGTAATTTCGGCTTGTTTTGCCCGGCTCGTTATTTTGGCCATATCCGCCCCTCTTCTTAACAGCCTACCGGCGTAGATTTATATATACATATTTATTACATATCCATTTTAACCCATATGCCAATAGTATAATAATATAGATTCCCTGTTACTTAATCAACCCTTTGGACACAAGTATAAAACAGGAGCCAAAATCCATTTGGCTCCTGTTTTTAATTCATCTAATAATAATTATTTTTTTTGATATCTTTCTAATCCATAGCTATAGGTTAGCAGCAACCTCATAAGCATCCCATACAGCATACATTATATTCGCAACGTTGCGTGCGTCACCTATCAGGTGAATGTCGGCAAGTTCGTATTTAAGCGCCTCATAAAGATCATTTACAGAGTTATAGCCAACAGCCAAAACAATACTATCCGCCTTAATTTCACGCTCTTTACCGTTTACATCCACCAATACACCTTTTTCAGTGGTCTTGATAACTTTAGATGATGTCAGCACTTCAATTCCATTGTAAGGTATCAATCTTTCCAGCATCTCTGAATTAGCATGGCAGAGCGGGCCATTCAAGGCTAATAATCTATCCAGTATTTCAACTATGGTTACTTTTTTATTTTTACGGGCCAGCCAAAGAGCAAGCTCGCAGCCAACCAATCCACCTCCAACGACGACTACCTCGCTT
This region of Pelotomaculum schinkii genomic DNA includes:
- a CDS encoding PRC-barrel domain-containing protein codes for the protein MKSSRQILGLPVMSIEEGLQIGEANHLVLNQRGAVDFLLIKDRMWYLGLKTVPFNTVQGFGENALTVAASSTLIPVQDNSQAVELLEKGFHLNGLKVISNKGKILGAISEYYFDETTGNITGCQIIPNDSESPAGIIPRKYILSFGLDYLVVEDGVESKLVSELEVTVEAAPPAGYKRVETEDTTEAPKTKSASADKQDDDKQPVKALKHFEDQQRQYLLGKKVTMRILADDGDIIAEEGQSITVEMIEKALAANKYVQLTLNVRE
- a CDS encoding TetR/AcrR family transcriptional regulator gives rise to the protein MAKITSRAKQAEITKNKIYECGVKLVRKHGFDQVTVEQIAKEAGVSVGTYYYYFASKYELFREIFKRADDYFVTDVAGQLKADDCKGQIVEYFEKYVDLNYADGIEMIKKLYTSENKMFLTKGRAMQTILQSIIEEWQVKAQIPKHKSAAEITRMLFIAARGVVFDWCLHDGETDLKNEMKNIISNMVDGFMFKKERC